DNA from Daucus carota subsp. sativus chromosome 1, DH1 v3.0, whole genome shotgun sequence:
AGATGAATGCCTATCTGAAATTAtctaattttcaacaatatcaaaccaaaaaaatgaatatttagtGTAAAAAGGTCTTCAACAAGATACATTACTGACGGAGGAGTATCAAGATGATATGTCACAACCAGTTGAATATCAAGATGGAACTCCACCAGTAGAAGTATATCATTGTGATACTTTGCTCGCATTATGAGTTAATTATAATCTACATTAATGGTTAATGTAGCGCTCAAGTAATAAAACACATGTTTGCATTGGACTATAACAACATGGACAAACTCTTTACCATCTGCATTGTTGGACGGTGAGAACAACAATAATATCCATTCACGCGTATGAGAACATGCACGTGTCTCAACAATATTTAACCAAAATACAAATATTCAGTGAAGTGGGCCCTAAATACCCCTAAAATATTTTACTgtaaaaagattattttgacGATACGTCACAATCAATTGAGTATCATGTGATATTTCATTAGGAGCGgagaaacatatatttataaaattttaattaaattattgggTGAATGCCCGGCCAAAATAACCCATTCCAGCAAAAGTTtaaccaaaatatgaatattcaatAAGAAAGGACCCTAAATACCCTGCATGCTCGTGCCTCAACAACATTTcaaaatacaaatattctgTATAAAGATTCCCAAATATCCATAACATATTTTACTATAAGAGGATTTTCATGGTGATACATCACAACCAGTTGAGTTTCAGAGTGATACTGAACGACTAGAGGAGTATCAGTGTGATATTCCGGTGGGAGTGgaacaaaacacacacacacacagagattTATAAGTTTAGTTAAATTCTTGAATATCTGGGTGATATTTCACGAGTAGAGGAGTATCAGTGTGATACTCCACTAGGAATGGAGCAAAATATACATTTGTAAGTTTAACTAAATTCTTGAATAAATATCCACCAAAATGGCaattttcatcaatattttatcaAGATATCAATATTTATTAAGAAGAGGCCATAAATATCAGCTAGATATTTCGCTGTTGGAGGAGTATCAGAATGATACGTCAAAACCAGTTTAATATCAAGGTGATACTCCATTGGTAGATGAATATCAATGTGATACTTGTGCTGCGCCTTCTCAGCAAGAGGACCAACGTCCCAAGCGCAAGATCAGACCATCAGTTAAGATGCAGGGGGTATGTCTGAAGTGGGATCACAATTATTGGCTAAAATAGTTTAGTTGGCAATGATAAGTACaagatactttttttttttttttgacaaatatggcttatagccttacaagtaAGTATCTGTTCTCAGaaatctcggggtgagccagggtcgaacccaggacctgggacgacagaggataagctcttaaccactgagctatccaaccgtgctcagtACAAGATACTTAGGATATTATTAGTTGTTTAACTTAGGTGTTTGAAGTTATCAATTAGGTGAATGAAGTGATGAATATTTAGTAAAATGGGGTCCTAAATACCCAGCATACCCATGTCTCAACAATATTTAACCAAAATACGTATTCAGTGAGGAAGACTTTAAATACCCAAAACAAATTTGACTATAGGAGGATTAACATGATGGTATGTCATAACCGGTTGAGTATCAAGATGATACTCCACACCTAGAGGAGTATCAGTGTATTTTCCATTGGGAGTggaacaatatatttataaacttaattaaattcttgTGCAAATTTCCGGTTGAAGTAGCCAGTTTTCaacaatatttaatcaaattatgaatattcaattagaattggcCTTACTGTCCACAAGATACTCCAATATCGAACGAGTAGTAGGAGATATGTCACACCCAATTGAATATCAAGGTGATACTGCATTAGTATAGGAATATCATTGTAATACTTTGCTAACGAGGGCCCGAAATATCTACAAAAATTTTACTATAAAAGAATTATCATGATGATACATCACAACCGGATACGTATCAGGGTGATACACCATGGGTAGAGGAGTATCAGCGAGACACTCTACTGGGAGTGGAacaacatatttataattttaattaaaatcttgGGCGAATTACTGGCCGAAATAACCAATTTCGAAcaacatttaattaaatatgaatattcaGTTAAAATGGGCATTAACTAACCACAAGACAGTCCACTATCGAAGTTGAATCAAGAAAATACGCTGTAACCAGTTAAATATCAAGATTGAACTTCACTGGTATAGGAATATCACTGCGATATTTTGATTACATTATTTAAGGACAACTATTTTTATCTCACATTAACGGTTAGTGCACGCTCAAAAAATCAAAGATATATTTAAACTGCACTACAACAActatgattcaaaattcaaactctCTATTAGACATTGTCAGACAATAACAAGAATAGCAATATCCATACACACATATGAGAacatgcccgtgcctcgcacgggctacaGTGCTAGTTTGACTTAATAAAGCAGAATTTCATATTCCCCCGACTTTAAACTCCGTGAAAAATCGAAGTCCAGAAAATGACAAAGTAACTTGCTAGAGCTTGACGATTTGTTACCGCAGTGCGGAGGACTGTTAAAGAATAATAGTAGAATATTTCTTAGTCAGGTTAAAAACAGGCGAACAAAATAGCTCATATTTTAGCTAGATTTCCTTATGCGTTTAATAGTTTTCTCATCTTTTCAGTCTGTTTTGTTCAGAGATACTTGTGTCGGTTGATTTGTGCGTTTAATAGTTTTATTGTTTTCTCGTCTCCTCGGTCTTTTTTTTCGGAGATACTTGTGTCGGTTGAATTTTtgattcagaaaaaataaataaatgtagcGGTAAAAATAGGTATTATTTAGGGGGTGTTTGGCTGGGCTTTAAGTCCAGCTTctgaatttataagttagaagcacttatttatatcgtttgtataaaaaatcaagaagcacttataaaaaactaggaatgttagcttttgtttcacgatttctgcttatttctcaaacattttaatcacttagaAGTCTTAATttaatacttattttaaacCCAGCCAAACGGCCCACTGTGACGCGAAGGGAAGTAGTTATTGGATGAGTAAGAGGGGCACGCGGCGGGAGAAGGGAAGCAGGTACAGCATAATAGTAGATGCAGACAGTTAATGATAGCGAGTACGTTTACGTGTAAACAATCTAACTCTCCGCGGATATTTTATGCTGACAATCCACCACATCTTGTACTACTTTCCACGTGGCCTCCTATAACTATACTTGGTACTTGAAACATAAACACACTTCCTCAACAAACAAGCCACACGCTTCTCccacaaaaacaaaataacttCGGTTAATCACGTAATTACTGATTAAATAATATAGATTACTTCTTGCTAATCCTTGTTAGAACTTTGGCCTGAAAAACAGAGAGGTGAAAATTTGGTGACAGAAAGGCCATTGCAGAAGAgcattacttttttttttttctaaacccTTAACCCATATTATTCATTAATAAAACTCCGTGTTTTCGGAGCGAGAGAGATATCATTGGACCAAGAGGTTGTcggaaatatttaaatttgttgtGTATAATGGATGGCCTTTTTCTCAAGGCAGCGCCGATCACTGTCTCAGAGGTGCGTGCCAGTGCTCCCGGAAAGGCGTTTGCACCGTCGTGGGGTTTTTCATTTAAGTACCCTCTGAGAGCCTTATGGCCGCGAGGAGGTCGGGCCAGGGTTGCCTTAGTGGAGGATGACAAGAAACTTGGTGATCAAGGAAATGGGAATTGGGTTCTTAAGATTCTTCGTCTCGGGTCTTTTcggaaagaagaagaaattttaAGTGGATATGACGAAGAATTGGAGGTGGAAAAGAAGAAatatgatgatgttgatgatgacgGTGAGGGTGATCGGAGAAGTGATTGTTGTTGTGAAGAGAAGTGTAGTGTTTGTggtaatgatgatgatgaaaagGAAATAGAGATGGATAAGAAATCATTTTTGGAAATGCTGAGAAGGGTTACATTGGCAGAAGCCAGATTGTATGCTCAGATGTCTTACTTAGGTAGCTTGGCCTATTCGATTCCTCGGATCAAGGTAACTAATTCAGTCCGCTATGATTTTTATTTGAGATTGATTCGTAGTATTGTACTATTGTGATTGGTGATTTGTAGCTAATTGTGGAAATTGATGAAGTGTAATCATATTACGAATCAGTGTTTGCGATGCTATTTGTCATTAATATGATATCATTTGTTAATGTTCTGGAGTTTAGGTCTTCCGGATTTTTTGCTGTACTATTTCTCCCAGTCTGATGAGATTGTATGTAATAGTATACCTGACTGTAATCTTAGAGATTTATTACTTTAAACTAGTTTATGCagtttttttaattgaaatgtaTATGTGCGCCAAGATTTAGTTTAATTGATGTGGTGGTGCAGCCAGGTAATCTTCTGAAAAGTCACGGACTTCGATATGTGACTTCATCATTAGACAAGAAAGAGCAGGCGTTGAATGCAGAAAAAGAGAGAGTTTTAGCTGAAGAAAAGGAGAATGCTTTCGCTCAGATTCAAGACAAGGAGGGAGGTTCAGTCGAGGTTCAAGAAGCAAGAGTAAGCCTAGAGGATACATTGGAAGTCATTGTAGAAAAGAGAGATGTGAATCGAACAAGTCAATCTCCTGCTTATGAAATCGCTGCATCTGCTGCTTCCTATTTGCATTCTCGCGCTACTAATTTACTTGCCTTAAAATCTTCTAAAACCGAAGTGAGTGAAGACCCGGCCAAAGGAGGCAGAAGTACCGGCAATGTTGATATGCTGAACAATTTTGATATGATGAGCGGAGACATGGCTTCTTTTATTGCAAACACTGAATCAGTGACATCTGTGGTTGCAGCAGAGGATGAAATAAAGCAGGCTGTTGCTGATGATCTGAACTCGACAAGCCATTCACCTTGTGGCTGGTTCGTATGTGATGATGATCTATCTGCCACAAGATTCTTCATCATTCAGGTAGCCTAAAAACTTCAAAAGTGAAGATTTTTACTTCCTGTCAGATGTATAAATTAGGAGACACTTAGCTAGATTTTGTCAGGCAAAATGATTTTTAGCAGCATTTGTAGTTTTATGCATTTATTTGTTCAATGTGTTGCTTATTTGATATGTTCTTGGAATCTAATCTTAGGGGTCTGAGTCAGTGGCATCATGGCAGGCTAATCTACTCTTTGAACCCATTCAGTTTGAGGTAGTTTTAAATAGTTTTCATCTGCGTTCTTGTTATTCATTTGTCTTTCAAAGTCATGATTGCTTTAAATCTTTGATATAATGTGGCACCACTTTCCTTATTGTGACCAGGGACTTGACGTGCTTGTTCATAGGGGTATATATGAGGCTGCAAAGGGGATTTATGAGCAAATGTTGCCCGAGGTCCGAGATCATGTTAAGAATTATGGTAGTCATGCTATCTTGCGCTTTACTGGGCACTCACTTGGGGGAAGCTTATCTCTGTTGGTTAACCTTATGCTGCTGATCAGAGGCGAAGTCCCACGTTCTTCTTTACTTCCTGTGATCACTTTTGGCGCACCCTCAGTTATGTGTGGAGGCGATCGTTTGCTTCAGAAGCTTGGGTTACCTAGAAGTCATATCCAATCTATAGCAATGCACAGAGACATAGTACCTCGAGCTTTCTCGTGCAATTATCCCAACCATGTGGCAGAGCTTTTGAAGGCCGTTAATAGGAACTTTAAGAATCATCCATGTCTTAAAAATCAGGTGATGAATTACTCTAGGAAACAATATGGCCTAAACTCATTATTACTGTCGTAATCCAAAAGTATTTTTCTTAATTGTTCAACATTGCATAACAGGGTTTTTTGTATTCTCCGATGGGGGAGTTTCTAATCTTACAGCCAGACGAGAAATTTTCTCCACACCATGAGCTGCTTCCGCCTGGAAGCGGTCTATACATATTAAGCTGCCCGGTTTCAGATGTCATGGACGCAGAGAAGCAGATTCGAGCTGCACAGTCCTTGTTTTTTAATTCACCACATCCACTTGAGATGTTGAGAGACCGCTCATCATATGGTACAGAAGGAACCATTCTGCGTGATCATGACATGCGATCATACTTAAAATCCGTAGGGGATGTTATCCGCCAAGAGCTCAAACAAGTACGAAAAGCCCAAAGAGTGCACAAGCTCAAGGTCTGGTGGCCCCTTGTCGCAACACGTGGCTCCAATTCCAGCATCACCATGGGTAAGCCTGTAGCATCGACTAACATGGATCAAAATCAGTTCACGTTTGCTGGCGTTTTACAGAATGGTAGGGAATCAATGAAACGCTTCAGTAGGCTCGTTGCATCGCAGCACATGCATTTGCTGATAGTGTTTTTGCTTCCGGCACGAACAATAATTTTAGGGGCCTATAGAATTATCAACATTCATTGATCCATCGAGGTTAGCATCCTGTTCCTATCTGGAGATGCTCGAGAACACTGTGTGTAGAGTAGATTTGCATTAAATTGCTGGGAAATGAAATGCAACTAGAATGTTGAATAGCGCTCAGTTTTTTATAATTGAACAGTCACATCATAGTACATTTTTATCAGATGGaaagttttgatattttttaatccTCAAAAACAAATGTCAATTTcagactatattttaaaatagtacttggttaatttatatttcatgCCATAACGGATTTTTTTGGAAACACATGAACATTTTTTCTTTGTGCGACGGTAAAAAAACATACTTTTTGGGGGAGAGATACTATTTCACCAATCGAGTCACGGGTATCCAACATATTCATACCTAACGATTTTCCACACCGTGGTGGTGACGAAACGTATAACTTGTACAAAACAACtattttttacttaaataataaatttttattatttccatctcattaaaaataatgattttctaatacaaaaaaatccaaaaatcgTTATCAATTAAAATCCTTCACATCACTTCACTAGTGtcaatataataatagaaaTTGCATTGATACAATAAGAGGCCCCTTTGGCTAAGAGTAAATGAGAAATGGAAAGGGAAACAAGTAAAATAAATTCTTTTCGTGAGTGTTTGTTTAATTAGAACTCTCGCTCCCtttctatcttttttagttttgaattTACCCACAGTTTCTTTTACCCATTCATCCTCCCCACTAGATATTTCATTTCCCTTTCCTACTTTTTTgtcttttcatttataatttatgcaaaaaattattaaaaaatagaaatatatgtaaaatatttttgaatataaaaaaattaatttagttgttgtaaattataaaaatgatataatttatatatttatttattaagaaattgatagaatttaaataaaaaatattaacatttaaaaatatatattaaattataattttataaacataatatatttgactcttttgaaattatataatttcataaaaatcaGATATGTAgtttgttatataatttttcattcggTTTTCGATCAAACCAAAGAGATAAATAATTCACGATCATTACTTTCATTTCtccacattttcatttttagatTCCATTTCGTTTCCTCGGAAcaaaccaaacgacccctaataaaataaaagacgCATGAAGTTTTTTTTAGGTCCAAAAGTTATTCCCGTCATGGAATtcttatattttgtaaattttagttttaatttcatAGTAGGAGATTTTCGAACTACATTGAGTTTTTTTATTCTCATTTATAATAGTTATTTGTTAGGAAAAACTCCAATATTTGTTCTTTTCTTAATTCtgtgctaatttactttctctATTCTTTTTATGTTACACTTTGACTTTTAAcccacattttaaaattttaattttagttttaatatataaaccTTCATAGTTGGAGATTTTCTAACTACATTGAAATATGCTTTTTATCTCATTTATAATAGTTATCCCCCCCCAATTTCTTCTCGACAATCTCCAGCTTGTTTCGGAGCAACTAGATTTTGCCAGTGCTTGATTATGCAGGACAATCAAGCACTGACAAAGTCTTCCTTGTTTTAAAGCTCCAAGAAATTATAGCACCTGATAATACCCTTTGAATCACGAGGGACCTAAGTTATCCCTTGAAATGAGGATGCCATATCAGAAATGGGAATTTTCTGACATTAGTGACATGTATACTAATTTCACCAACGGCAGAAACTATATCTTCACTTTATTAAGCTAAAGCAGATATCATATCAACTTCTGATAGTTATTGATGTTGAAGCTCTGCAGGACTTCTAAGCATAACAGCAAGACCAGGTATTGAAACAACTgaatttctatataatatatctCCTTTATTGTACACAAACCTGTCTGTTAAACCGATATCGAGTGAATAAGTTGGAATATTTCGATGATTCAGACCCAACATTCAACATAACAAGGTACAGCTTCCTCGGATAACTTCCAATGAGCTTCACTCTAAAGATCAATTTTACCTGCCAAGTACCATGAGTGCATAGCAAGACTGCCAAAAGCCATTATATTGGCAAGAGAGGATAGTCCATGAATCATCCCAAATTTCTTGTTCATCGCAGCAAGTTTTGGATTCTTCTTTGCTACTTCTTGATTTTTAGTCCAGCCAACTTCCTCTCCGATGTTTGATTCTCTCTCCACCTTGTGCCGTTGTTTCATCATCTAAACCGTAAAATAGGCCAATACGTTATTTAAACTCTATACCAAGTGACAGAAGATGATGAACGGAAGTACAAATAGGAGTCTTTAATTTTTCATGGTATATAGTTTAATCATATAGAAATTTAGCATAtgaatttatatgttttatatgcgagTCTAGCAGTTTGAGTATGTAGTAGGTTATCTATATAAGCTCAATGCTTTACGGGCCTTGGTCCATGGGGTTTTCTGTTCCTATACATGTAATTCCCCACATATTAGTAGGACTTAAATATTGGAACATGtcctaaattaataaaattaagtcTCGTCTTTGTTCATGGGTTGAGATCCTTAATTATTCTCCCTTCTGCAGTAGGAAACCCCTGTGGTGGTGGACTTTTTGTGGTAATTTCACCCAAGTTTTCTTTTGTGTTATTATCTCACATATTCATCTCTTCCTAAATCCACAACCGGATGTATAGTGACAAATCAGATACTTAAACACCATAAAGgcaaaaaaagagaagaacTATATAGGCATATAGCATCTATTACATTGGCAAGCAAGATATTGCCCCTATATACACGTCTTGAAGTATAGAACAAATAGGGCAAAATCCATGTCATATGACTAGTTACCAAATTCACGCATTAAAAACATACTTAAGTCAACTCAATCCACTGTTATCTCTAAATACTCATATAATGTCTAGATTCatataagataaaaaaaataattaaactttgATCAATATCAAGTTGTCATATTAGGGTGACACTGATAATATGTAAACGACCATAATTCTTAATCGTCAGGTCAATTACAGTGAAACAAATAATAAGAGCTAAGAAAATGGATACAGCAAAAGAATTGCAGATCCAGATAGTCAAGAATCAATGCACATGAGATAGTGTTTTTTGGTCAGGGCACATGAGATAGTTGTTACTGTAAAATAGTAAATCACAGGCCGGCTTGAATAATTCTTTCTATTTCCATAAATTTGATGACAAATCCTAACAAGATATCGCCTTATTTTCATGATACTGTTGGCCTGCTGGTGTATGCTAAGCTTTGCTCTAGACTTTTAAATTCTAAATAGAGATTACAAAGTGTCTGCACTATCTAAGATGGAGACTGAAGTTATTATAGGATTCAGGTTCTTTGATTTGTTCAAACACACAAAAAGTTTCACACTAACATTTTACGTCACAACACTTTAAAACACTAAAACCATTTTACCTAGTAGAAAAGAAGCCTTGAAACTGTCACTGGTAATTATAATTGATCTAATCATGGTTAACATGTATGTGCACTCCGTTTAAGCTTCAGAACCATAATGCTTgatcataaataattttgtatattttccTGGGTGTGTTTGACTTAAATTCAACTAGCAAACATTATAAATGGAAGGCAAATGATCGGTAAAAGATATACACATACAAGTACTTCAAAGATCATTTagcgaaaaagaaaaaaaaagtaccTCAATGGTCATAGGAGTAAAAATCAAGAGATTGCTGAGATTAAAAGCAAATGCAGACAGCAAGAACCCCAACTGATACTTCTCCGAGCTAGAAGCTGACTTCCATGGATGTGTATACCCAAAACAAGCCACTGAAGCCGCACAACAAACACCCACCATCGAAAAATACGCAGGAAACATCTTACTCTGCAAATTCCCAAACTGATGCCTCGGAAGATTCCTACAAACCAAGAAAATCAACAAACCTAGTCACAATTCTAAACAACCTAAAAAGGGGTCTTACAAAATCAAGAAATTCACCAAACCCAATTACAAAACAAtacaaaatcaacaaatcaaCAAAGGGCTTTAACAAAATCAAGAAACCCATCAAATTCAATCACGAAACAAGCATAAAAACGGGTATTGCAAAAAGGGTAAGATTGAATTACTTGAACATGATGATACCACCAATAAAAGTGACCCAAAGAGCAGCACCCCAAGCAGTTGAAAAGCACAGAAGATGAGTTAGCTTAACGAAAGTTGTGATCTTTGATGACTTTGATTCAAATGTTTCGGGAGAAAATAAAACCCCGATTGCAAGAAATGTAACGGCTCCGAGAAACCGGGTCATCCAAGCCATTGTGAGTTGTGTGTTTGAGCTTCAAGAATTGGGTTTGTTAGTTGGTGGGGAGTGTAAATTAAGGAGGTAGAAGAAGAAATTGAAGAGAAGAAGATAGCACACCTAAATAATTAGTAGTCGTCGTAGTAGTTTGTAGATTTTTTTGTGACTTTGTGTTTCTTGTGGAGAACGATAGTGTAATTACAAATTAGAAATGTGTACGGCAATCTATTACTATCgtccgtccctttttatttgtcactttgactttttgcacgtaagttaaggtgattaaaaaacatacttctacttattatttttgaaaatttctttttctgaattaaagtttatagtttataattttattcacaaaaaaaatttaaaaataataagcgaGATTATGTTTTTTactcaccttaagttacgtgcaaaaagtcaaagtgacaagtaaaaatGGGCGGAAGTAGtatctattatatatgtaatagaACAACTTtgagtaatttaatttgaaatgacaaataTGTCCTTTGctcattatacatatatttatatatataaagattattattgacttttaatactaaCGTATTTATTAGCCATTAATGTGTAATCATTAATTTACATTAATTACTTTTctttgagtaatttaattcgaaaTGACAAATATGCCCTTtactcattatatatatatttatatataaaggttattattgacttttaataccAACGTATTTATTAGCCATTAATGtgtaatcattaatatacattaattacttttaaattaaaacttcaatacatatacgtatattatatttataattatgatttaataataaataaataaatatccagtgttgtaaaaagtataaatcataaaattcgCGATTAATCCAAATGATTAATCTAATAGAGTAACTCTTTGCCAAATCAGATCAAAATCCGTCCAACTATACATTAATCGGTTAATCGATATTTTTTagaatgattaatataatagagCAACTTTTTTGCCAAATCGGATCAAAATCCGTCCAACTATATTCGGTTAATTGCCATTTTCTAGAAAATTGTATGTATctataaatgatatttaattattacgatttattaaaattatatatacatacatacatacatacatacatacatacatatatatatatatatatatgttagaataattataaatataatatataaatatattacaaagaTTCTGATTCAGCACGAATCTCATTTCTcacatcaattttttaataattttaggtgagtggtaatctaatcaaataataaaattttaaatattgtatgttttttgtatttatattttcataaatatcatGATAGTGAGGATGTGtgtgcacacacacacaaaccaATCAATCATCAATTTAACTGAATTTTGCCAAATTCGTTTAAAAATCCGTTCGATTATCGACTAATCGgctgatttttaaaatatttattatgatttaataaaatcatatatatatatatatatatgaataattataaatataatacataactaTATGACAAAAACTCTGATTCGGTAAgaatctcattttttatatcaatttttcaataattttagaagagtgataatttaattatataataaaattttaaatagtgtatattttttgtatttatatttttaataaatatgataatagtGTAGATAGATGTGTACACATATACATCaacataatatgacttaaaatataaataaatattaaatttaaattatttttaatataaattatcttaATTTGATAAAGATGAACAAAGAGATCCAAGATATATTGGATCAATAATTTAAAGCAACCTGTGCTTTGCACCGGTTAAGAAGCTAGTTCATATTAATGGaatgaaaaagaatattttataattaaacccagaatttcattcaaaatttgaatcaaaatttaacttcggataaattcaatttttattatgaattataatattaaataaatgatacTCAAATTTAAtcgtgtaaaatatatataccctCTTTGacaaaagttctatggagaccacgttTTCATTGGAGACCTTAGAGACTACTtatcttctacaattaaaacaCTACCAAATTTATTGTTTGCCGAAGTACATTCGATGAATAtcattatttaattgaaaatgttGAAATTTATTTATGCTGTACAAGTGGAACTGTATGTTATGCAAGatcaacaaatgttctgcacactaaacatggttttataaaataatatgttttttagtGTCTTATTtgccaaatatataaaatttgcaagattgtcaataaaataatgttCTTTGTAGAACatgattcaaaaaataatacattttgCATTATTTTTATTGGTATTTTAGTTGCAGTACATAAGTGGTCTTCAAGTCTCCAATGAAAACGTGGTTTCCATAGAACTTATCCCTACCATCTTATTATGAAGGGTTTGTCTGTGTGCCCATGTGCACATGTTAAGcataaaattttatagttttggtggattttgattggtgtggttggtgaatttgcagGAGGTCCACCAGTATAAAGAAGCATGAGCCAATCAAAAATCtcaaaacttataaaatttggtgcttagtgtgtgcccatgggcacacactagaaaaaccgtattATGAATTTCGTTTTAGATTTTAGGGATGATTACATTTTGTAACCCTTAACTTTAGCTTATTGACAGAAGAGCATTTATACTTTAAAACTGATAGGTGACACTCCAAAGTTCATAACGTGTTGCAGTTTGTAaccttttagttaaaaaatttcGTTAAAGTTAAATGAGACATTTTCGTACatgcataatataatttttgattttaccaaaatcacatatataataattcagttttatattaaaataattaattctttttataataaaatattattttgcaatCAAATAAAGTATGATcaaattgtattttttaaaacCAT
Protein-coding regions in this window:
- the LOC108207394 gene encoding uncharacterized protein LOC108207394; this encodes MAWMTRFLGAVTFLAIGVLFSPETFESKSSKITTFVKLTHLLCFSTAWGAALWVTFIGGIIMFKNLPRHQFGNLQSKMFPAYFSMVGVCCAASVACFGYTHPWKSASSSEKYQLGFLLSAFAFNLSNLLIFTPMTIEMMKQRHKVERESNIGEEVGWTKNQEVAKKNPKLAAMNKKFGMIHGLSSLANIMAFGSLAMHSWYLAGKIDL
- the LOC108214526 gene encoding phospholipase A1 PLIP2, chloroplastic isoform X1, which gives rise to MDGLFLKAAPITVSEVRASAPGKAFAPSWGFSFKYPLRALWPRGGRARVALVEDDKKLGDQGNGNWVLKILRLGSFRKEEEILSGYDEELEVEKKKYDDVDDDGEGDRRSDCCCEEKCSVCGNDDDEKEIEMDKKSFLEMLRRVTLAEARLYAQMSYLGSLAYSIPRIKPGNLLKSHGLRYVTSSLDKKEQALNAEKERVLAEEKENAFAQIQDKEGGSVEVQEARVSLEDTLEVIVEKRDVNRTSQSPAYEIAASAASYLHSRATNLLALKSSKTEVSEDPAKGGRSTGNVDMLNNFDMMSGDMASFIANTESVTSVVAAEDEIKQAVADDLNSTSHSPCGWFVCDDDLSATRFFIIQGSESVASWQANLLFEPIQFEGLDVLVHRGIYEAAKGIYEQMLPEVRDHVKNYGSHAILRFTGHSLGGSLSLLVNLMLLIRGEVPRSSLLPVITFGAPSVMCGGDRLLQKLGLPRSHIQSIAMHRDIVPRAFSCNYPNHVAELLKAVNRNFKNHPCLKNQGFLYSPMGEFLILQPDEKFSPHHELLPPGSGLYILSCPVSDVMDAEKQIRAAQSLFFNSPHPLEMLRDRSSYGTEGTILRDHDMRSYLKSVGDVIRQELKQVRKAQRVHKLKVWWPLVATRGSNSSITMGKPVASTNMDQNQFTFAGVLQNGRESMKRFSRLVASQHMHLLIVFLLPARTIILGAYRIINIH
- the LOC108214526 gene encoding phospholipase A1 PLIP2, chloroplastic isoform X2 — protein: MDGLFLKAAPITVSEVRASAPGKAFAPSWGFSFKYPLRALWPRGGRARVALVEDDKKLGDQGNGNWVLKILRLGSFRKEEEILSGYDEELEVEKKKYDDVDDDGEGDRRSDCCCEEKCSVCGNDDDEKEIEMDKKSFLEMLRRVTLAEARLYAQMSYLGSLAYSIPRIKPGNLLKSHGLRYVTSSLDKKEQALNAEKERVLAEEKENAFAQIQDKEGGSVEVQEARVSLEDTLEVIVEKRDVNRTSQSPAYEIAASAASYLHSRATNLLALKSSKTEVSEDPAKGGRSTGNVDMLNNFDMMSGDMASFIANTESVTSVVAAEDEIKQAVADDLNSTSHSPCGWFVCDDDLSATRFFIIQGSESVASWQANLLFEPIQFEGLDVLVHRGIYEAAKGIYEQMLPEVRDHVKNYGSHAILRFTGHSLGGSLSLLVNLMLLIRGEVPRSSLLPVITFGAPSVMCGGDRLLQKLGLPRSHIQSIAMHRDIVPRAFSCNYPNHVAELLKAVNRNFKNHPCLKNQPDEKFSPHHELLPPGSGLYILSCPVSDVMDAEKQIRAAQSLFFNSPHPLEMLRDRSSYGTEGTILRDHDMRSYLKSVGDVIRQELKQVRKAQRVHKLKVWWPLVATRGSNSSITMGKPVASTNMDQNQFTFAGVLQNGRESMKRFSRLVASQHMHLLIVFLLPARTIILGAYRIINIH